CCACTGTTTGGAAAACACATTTAAACCCAGCAATCGGGGCAGAGTAAACTTAGGAATCACtctaaataataatgataacatgCTATGTGATTCACAACCAGTGTGACTTTCCTAAGTGATCAATCAACCCAGCTTCTCATTTCTGTGTCGCCTGGCATAGCTACATCTCTGCGGATTGGAAGGTACCAAGGAGCAATGCCCGGCGTGCGGGGACTGTGTGCACAGGACGCGATCCTCTTACCGCAGCTGCCGGGCGTCTGCTGGGGGAGACAGTGCAGAGCTGCGAACACACACCTGCAAAGGCGGCAGCGGTGGAGGGTCCAGGCTCCGTGCATCAGGGCGCCGCATTCCCTGAGCGGACAGAGAGGCACCATCGGCGGGAtcgccccgcccggccccccgCCCTTCGTGTCCGCTCCCCTccacgccccgccccgccccgcgcgtgCTCAGCGCCTGCGCCCATCCACTCTCCTCCCCAACCTCTACCCGGCGCCCCCGCCGCGCCCGCTCCCCTCCACAAGGTCAAGCgccccttctccccccgcccAACTCTCAGCCCGCTCCCGCAGGCGCGCACCTCTGCCTCTGGTCGTGCTCGCAATAACGGCCGGTGAAGTGGGCGGGGCATACGCAGAAGCTGCCCAGGACGCAGGTGCCGCCATTCCTGCAGCAGCGCAGCGGCGGGGGCGCGCCTGTTGGGGGGACCTCTGGGTGTTGGCGCCGGCTGCCTCCTGGCCCTTCGCGGGAGACTCCCCCCGAGAGGGCCTCATGAGCCTCCCCGGAGAGGCCTAAAGTTTACCTCCCTGCCCATGTGTGTTTGCTCAGGTAAACCCTACTTGTTAATTTAAGGATTCAAAACAAACTGCCAGGGGTCCTGGAGGGTCAGGATCTGGCTCAAGGACCCTGCAAgtcagattttctctcttccttccattcatatgttaaagtcaGGCTGTGACTTTCCGGGACAGTGATTAAAACCAGGCCTTCAGGGCAGGGACCACCCACAGGTTTTGAGGACTACAGAAAACCCTCCCAACCCCTTGTCCCTGCCAGAGGAACATgacaccaccccccgcccccaagccaGAGACGTGGGGTCTGGAGCCTGAGAGTCTGCAATAAGCCAATCAAGGGCCCGCTTTTCACTTCGGGTGCAATAGTTGCTTGAATATCTTTAAATCACACTCCTCTAGACCTGAGCAAATGCAACCTCATACCAATGAAAGGGCACAACTTGTTTTCACAGCAGAGGAGCACCTCACTCGGACATACTTTTCACTTTATAGTATATCATCATGTGAAGATGATAAAATGAGCTCTGTTGGGGCTTTCATTTTATCCTTAATGTATTCCAAGTTGTTCTCCGATCCTAAACTGGGAGGCCAGTGACGGAGATGACCACAAAGCTTTTCGGGGGACAAGGCGACTTACCACCTTGGAAAGCCCTGAGGTAGGGACTTGAATCCTGGGGCCGCCAGCCATCCATGCTTCCATTCCCCTCTCCAAAATTATTCAGCATCCAGTTGAGTGTTTTCTGCTGGAGCTTCTGTGCTGTAGCATTGTTGATTTCTTCTCTGTTACCCTTATGTTTCTCTCCTTGATAACCTTTTGAAAACATTGAAAGTATGAGACTGATGATGACTAAacaataaatatacaataaaaagggagtataaataaaatgcttcttaCTGTTGTCTCCCAAGTGGATGATGTGTAATGCCAAACTGACAAAAAACAGAAGCCtagaatgtttaaagaaaaattttgaagtttaaaatattaaaagtaaaagtagaaaTGTACATATGCTTAAAATGTAAAGCAATCATATATAAACATAAGTATATACAATATgtaatgtataataaatattatgcCATCATTTTGTAACTTGTAGATGTAACTTAATTAATGTTGTCGTGACTTAGATTTTGAGACCAAGGAAGTGTGCATGTCCCTTAATGAGAAGGAACATTTGTGCATGCACTGCAGTTTATTCTGGAGGCTTTTGAATGCCCCTCTTGGCCCTCAGATCTGGATGATGTGTGTCCTTACCTAACAGGGTGTCTCTGGGTCATTTCCCGCTGACGCGTCTGGTGTAAgcgtctctttctctcttcagtACATTGAAGATCAATTTCCAAGGAAGTGGAGATCTGTTTCCAAGGAAGTCGAGTCTTAGCACGTTTTGTATTTGAAGGGATCTTTACTCCAGGTCCTGGAATAACTGCATTAGGACATAAGACGGATAGGGAAAGAAGATACAGATCTTTCCCTACCATTCTCTAGGGCCGTGAGAAACAGCAGTGAGATCTCTGCGTTCTGCTGTGGAAGCCCATTAGGCAGTGAGCTGCTGTGACAGGCAGGGCCCATGCTGAGCCTCCAGGACTGTCCCCTCAATGAgacctggtgggggtggggtgggggctggagactTGGGCTGATTCTGTCCTCAGTGGTGTTAACAGGGCTGACAGCAACAGGAGTAGTCAATCTCTGCTGTCCACATTGGTGGCTAAGGCAACAAGCCTTTCCctcactgaaaaaacaaaacaaaacaaaacaaaaaaccacaaaaaaattaaaatctcaacaaGAAAAGTTTTCACaggaaaatggacattttataCTGCATACCCTTGTATAGTGGCGAGGGCCCAGCTAGAGAAGGGAGCCCTTGGGTGGGTGGGACATGGGTCCTAAAAGTCTTGACTGCGGAGCATGAATATAAAGGGAGACATTTCCTCATGAATGACTGCTGAGGAAGGAAGGGGCGTGGGTGTgaggtaggagagagagaagggagggaaagagagagacgaaagaagaaagaaagaaaagaaagaaagaaagaaagaaagaaagaaagaaagaaagaaagaaagaaagaaagaaagaaagaaagaaagaaagaaaaagaaagaaagaaagaagaagaaagagaagaagaagaaagaaagaaagaaagaaagagaaagaagaaagaagaagagaaagaaagaaagaaagaagaaaagaaagaaagaaaagaaagaaagaaagaagaaaaagaaagaaagaaagaaagaaagaaagaaagaaagaaagaaagaaagaaaggaaagaaagaaagaaagaaagaaagaaagaaagaaagaaagaaagaaaatgaaagaaaaaaggaaggaagaaggaaagaatgaagataagaaagaggaatgaaggaaggaaggaagaggaaggaaaggaaaggaaaagaataaaaggaaagaaatcgaAGATGTATGCGTACTATGATGCAGACAGTAAGTATGGAGTCATGCAGGTGATAGCCAGTTAGGTCTAGCAGGTAAAGACAGGAGAGGATATGGGATGCTAAACCAGGAGAGACAAGTAGTGTGTGCTGAGAGTGTCTACACTGTCGGCCAGCAACGTTGGGCTACCCCGGTTTACCAGGCCCGTTGGGCTTAGTCAGGTCCCCTGAACCTGCAGCGTTCTCGGGGTGGACAGAGCTCACTCCTCAAAACTCTTTCTGAGGTGGCAGCTTCAAACTGGCTCAGTCACTCCCCACTTAGAGTGGCTGCCTGATGGGGTCCCGGGCTACCATAATCAAGGCTCTTGGGTCTCTCTTACTGGACGGAATCTCAACCCATCCTGCACTGCCTTGCCTGACAGGCAGTCCAGATTCCTCTAGGTGTGTCTTCACGGGGAAGAACTGGCACATTTGTGCAGACTAGCACTTGGAATTAGGCTGTGTCCTGGTCCCCCAATAGCTCACTACTAGAACTCAGCCTGTCCCTACGGATGCCCTGGTTCAGATTCCAGGCTCCCCTGACCTGTGTCTCCCCACGCATGTGCAGTATGTACTCTGTCAGCTGGCCTTTGCTCTTGGGGCCTGTTAGGCTCAGGCTGGTCCCCCAAAGCTGCATAGCCTCCAGAGGGGACAGTGCCCGATGCCCCCCGAATCTTCCTGAGGTGGCAGCtttaagcagtcatcaaaaatctcccaaaaaacaaaaggccagggccagatggcttcccaggggaattctatcagacatttaaagaattaatacctattctcctgaaactcttccaaaaaatagaaatggaaggaaaacttctaaagtcgttttatgaggccaccattaccttgatcccaaaaccagacaaagaccccatcaaaaaggagaatgacagaccagtatccttgatgaacatggatgcaaaaattctcaccaaaatactagtcaataggatccaacagtacattaaaaggattattcaccacgaccaagtgggatttatccctaggctgcaaggttggttcaacatccgcaaaccaatcaacgtgatacaatacattaacaaaagaaagaacaagaatcatatgatcctctcaatagatgcagaaaaagcatttgacaaagtacagcatcctttcttgatcaaaactcttcagagtatagggatagagggtacatacctcaatatcataaaagccatctatgaaaaacctatagcgaatattattctcaatggggaaaacctgagagcttttcccctaaggtcaggaacacggcagggatgtccactatcaccacttgtattcaacatagtgttagaagtcctagccacagcaatcagacaacaaaaagaaatcaaaggcatccaaattggcaaagaggatgtcaaactctcactctttgtagatgatatgatactgtatgtggaaaacccaaaagactccaccccaaaactgctagaactcatacaggaattcagtcaagtagcaggctataaaatcaatgcacagaaatcagtggcattcctatacaccaacaacaagacagaagagagacaaatcaaggagtcgatcccattcacaattgcacccaaaaccataagatacctaggaataaatgtaaccaaagaggcaaaggatctgtactcagacaactataaaatactcaggaaagaaattgaagaagacacaaagaaatggaaaaacattccatgctcatgcattggaagaaccaacattgtgaagatgtcaatgctacctagaccaatctacacattcaatgcaatccccatcaacataccatccacttttttcaaagaaatggaacaaataatcctaaaatttgtatggaaccagaagagaccccgaatagccagaggaatcttgaaaaagaaaagcaaagctggcggcatcccgattccggacttccagctctattacaaagctgtcatcttcaagacagtatggtactggcacaaaaacagacacatagatcaatggaacagaatcgagagcccagaaatggatcctcaactctatggtcaacttatctttgacaaagcaggaaagaatgtccagtggaaaaaagacagtctcttcaacaaatggtgttgggaaaattggacagccacatgcagaagaatgaaactggaccatttccttacaccacacacaaaaataaactccaaatggttgaaagacctaaacgtgagacaggcgtccatccaaatcctaaaggagaacacaggtagcaacctcttcgacctcagccgcagcaacttcttcctagaaacatcaccaaaggcacaggaagccagggcaaaaatgaactattgggatttcatcaagataaaaagcttttgcacagcaaaggaaacagtccacaaaaccaaaagacaaccgacagattgggagaaaatatttgcaaatgacagatcagataaagggctagtatccaaaatctataaagaacttatcaaactcaacacccaaagaacaaataatccaatcaaggaatgggcagaagacatgaacagacatttctccaaagaagacatccaaatggccaacaggcacatgaaaaagtgctcaacatcgctcggcatcagggaaatccaaatcaaaacctccatgagacaccacctcacacccgtcagaatggctaaaattaacaagtcagggaacgacagatgttggcggggatgtggagaaaggggaaccctcctacactgttggtgggaatgcaagctggtgcaacccctctggaaaacagtatggaggttcctcaaacagttgaaattagagctaccattcgatccagcaattgcacttctgagtatttaccccaaagatacaaatgtagggacccgaaggggtacgtgcaccccaatgtttatagcagcaatgtccacaatagccaaactgtggaaagagccgagatgtccatcgacagatgaatggataaagaagaggtggtatatatacacaatggaatattatgcagccatcaaaaggaatgagatcttgccatttgcaacgacgtggatggaactggagggtgttatgctgagtgaaataagtcaatcagagaaagacatgtatcatatgacctcactgatatgaggaattcttaatctcaggaacaaactgagggttgctggagtggtcgggggtgggagggatggggtggctgggtgatggaaaTTGGGGAaggatatgtgctacggtgagcaccgtgtattgtgtaagactgttgaatcacagatctgtacttctgaaacaaataacgcaagaaaaaagaaaaagaagaagatagcaggagaggaagaatgaaggggagtaagtcagagggggagacgaaccaggagagatgatggactctgaaaaacaaactgaggtttctggaggggaggagggtggggggatgggttagcctggtgatgggtattgaggagggcacgttctgcatggagcactgggtgttatgaacaaacaatgaatcatggaacagtacaccaaaacaaattatgtaatatatggtgattaacataacaataaaaaaattaaaaaaaaaaagaatggatgaagataggggcgcctgagtggctcagttgttaagaatGGATGAAGACCCCCAAGAATGGGAAATGTGTGACTTCAGCCTGAGAGGCCACCAGCTTCCCCTGGAGCGCACCTGCTTGCAGGGCAGCACAGAGTAGGTGGGAGGGCCTCGGGCCCGGATTTGGGGTGCACAGTCCCCAGCTCACTCCCCGAGAATCACATTGAGGCAGCAGCTGCAAATCCTTATTTGGACTTGTAGCCTAATCAGGTCCAGGGCTCTTCCAGAACCAGGGAACCCAGAGGACTCTTCTTGGAAGAATCATCTTCCAGCCAACTAACTCTGCCCTGGGAATATATTCCAGTCTCTTCCAGCTGTGTCTTTGGGAAAAGTATGCTCGTTTCTGCAGGTTATGCCTTGAAGTTAGACATACCCCTTATCCCTCTAGAGACGGATCCAATGACCTGGCCTCCTCAGACACTCGCCTTGTTCCAGATCCTGGGCATCCCTGAACTGCCCGGTCCATGTACAGTACGTCTGGACTGTTTGCCTGATTGGGGACCTGGTGTCTCCCTTGCCAGACAGCCCAGCTCTCTCTTACTGGAGGAATTGCCAGCCAGTGGCCCTTCCTTGCCGTAGCTAGTTCAGTATCCTCCAGCTGTGCCTAAGGTGAGCCTAGGCTGCATTGTGCATATAAGGCATGTGACTGTACAAACCCCTTGTACCCTGAGAGCCAGCTCCTGAAACCAGAGTCTGCAAACCCTTGCCCTGTTCCAAATCCCTGGGAACGCTGCACTGAGCAGCCCTGCATGTGCAGGGCACACTCCTTCAGCAGGTCTTGGGCACCTGGGGCCTTAGCCCCAAGTAACTGCCCAGTATGCTTGGTAGGGGGAGCCCAGCCCCAGAATCTTTGTGAggtagcagttttattttttatttttttcaatttaattactttttttaattggagtgtcATTGGTATACAATAAAAATGAGATGGTGTACATCAGAGTGATCCGATAGTTTTATACATTACTAAATGATCCTTAGGGTAAATCTAGTTACCGTCTGTCATCCTACAAAGTGACTGTAATTATATTGTCTATATTCCCTACGTGTATATTCATCCCCATggcctatttattttataactggaagtttgtaccgcTTAATCCCGTTTACCTATATAATCTGCCCCGACCCCTTCCTCGTCTGGTAACCAAAAGCttgtttcctgtatctatgagtctggttccaatttgttttgtgttttagattccacatataagtgaaatcactctaggtttgtttttctgtgattcatttcacttagcataatactcttagGTCCATTCAAGTTGTTGCAAATGTTAAGATTGCATTCATTTTCCCAGCTGAGTTATATTCCTTATGTATACATgcctcatcttctttattcatttatcgaCAGACATTTAGGGTTGCATCCAAATCTTGGcccttgtaaataatgctgccagaAACACAAGGATGTGTATATCTTTCCGgattggtgttttttgtttgtttgtttgttttcttcatgtatatacccagaagtggaattgctgggtcatacagtatttctatgtttaattttttgacgACCTTCCCTAATGTTTTCCGTAGGGCTGCACCAATgcacattcccagcaacagtgcgcgagggttccattttctccacatcctcaacaacacttgttattttttgtctttttggtaatagccactctgacaggtagGAAgccatatctcattgtggttttgatatgcatttccctgatgatcagtgatattgaacatcttttcggaagcctgtttgccatctgtgttttgtttgagaaacagtcgattcaagtcttctgcccatccAATAAACCAAGTTATTAGTGGTTTTGGCATGacgttgtataagttctttacatattctcaATATTAACTCTCATTGGATGAACGTTTTGCacatgttttctcccattcactgggttgcctttttgttatGTTGtaggtttcctttgttgtgcaaaagctgttCATTTGATATTaagccatttgtttattttagcttctgTGGCCCTTGCCTGAGGGGACTGGTCcaaaaaatatattgctaaga
This Zalophus californianus isolate mZalCal1 unplaced genomic scaffold, mZalCal1.pri.v2 scaffold_26_ctg1, whole genome shotgun sequence DNA region includes the following protein-coding sequences:
- the LOC113915711 gene encoding cryptic protein-like yields the protein MTQRHPVRLLFFVSLALHIIHLGDNIIISLILSMFSKGYQGEKHKGNREEINNATAQKLQQKTLNWMLNNFGEGNGSMDGWRPQDSSPYLRAFQGGAPPPLRCCRNGGTCVLGSFCVCPAHFTGRYCEHDQRQRECGALMHGAWTLHRCRLCRCVFAALHCLPQQTPGSCGKRIASCAHSPRTPGIAPWYLPIRRDVAMPGDTEMRSWVD